From the genome of Trueperaceae bacterium, one region includes:
- a CDS encoding ROK family protein, which translates to MAQAPVLAMDVGGTKLAVALVRGAEVVDQELASTPANDGPEAVVAALGVAATSLLARAAEAPVALGVACAGLVRAGKVRAVSRDLLPGWDDFPLVERLERALDLPALGLPVVALNDAQAAAYGEALHGAGRGRGSSFFVTVSTGVGGGFVVGDRLWQGATGLAGHLGHMGGGVLERMTSGTALERRAAEFGHAATAREIVAAADERQPWARGLLEGAAAALAAALVDVKYVVDPEVIVLGGGVGLNPAFRAALEVAFLGVDEALRTPVLAAELGAAAGLVGAAAWAGKRG; encoded by the coding sequence GTGGCGCAAGCCCCCGTACTCGCCATGGACGTCGGCGGCACCAAGCTGGCAGTCGCGCTCGTGCGTGGGGCGGAGGTCGTCGACCAGGAGCTGGCGAGCACCCCTGCCAACGACGGTCCGGAGGCGGTCGTCGCGGCGCTCGGAGTCGCCGCGACCAGCCTCCTCGCGCGCGCCGCCGAGGCCCCGGTGGCCCTGGGCGTGGCTTGCGCGGGCTTGGTCCGCGCCGGCAAGGTGCGGGCCGTCAGCCGCGACCTGCTGCCCGGTTGGGACGACTTCCCGCTCGTGGAGCGGTTGGAACGCGCCCTCGACCTGCCCGCCCTTGGCCTGCCCGTCGTGGCCCTGAACGACGCGCAGGCCGCGGCCTACGGTGAGGCCCTGCACGGCGCCGGGCGCGGGCGCGGCTCGTCCTTCTTCGTCACGGTGTCCACCGGGGTCGGGGGCGGCTTCGTCGTCGGCGACCGGCTCTGGCAGGGGGCGACCGGCCTCGCCGGCCACCTGGGCCACATGGGTGGCGGCGTGCTCGAGCGGATGACGTCTGGCACCGCGCTGGAGCGCAGGGCGGCGGAGTTCGGCCACGCCGCCACCGCCCGTGAGATCGTGGCCGCCGCCGATGAACGGCAGCCGTGGGCGCGCGGCCTCCTGGAAGGCGCGGCGGCGGCCCTCGCGGCGGCGCTGGTGGACGTGAAGTACGTCGTGGACCCCGAGGTGATCGTCCTGGGCGGCGGCGTCGGACTGAACCCCGCGTTTCGGGCGGCGCTCGAGGTCGCCTTCCTCGGCGTAGACGAGGCACTGCGGACCCCGGTGCTGGCGGCAGAGCTCGGCGCGGCGGCCGGGCTCGTTGGTGCGGCGGCGTGGGCCGGGAAGCGCGGCTAG
- a CDS encoding thiol-disulfide oxidoreductase DCC family protein yields the protein MTAPSDELSSQATTGREAAATGVDAQAARSVVDAEAAPGIDAQVTAPSEAGPVLLFDGVCNLCNAAVSFVIDRDPQGKVRFAALQSDVGVALLARYAAQLPHGSLPERANDDPPTVFLIEGGRIYDRSTAVLRLLKHLNGLWPVLSVYVVLPVGLRDAVYDFVAKRRYRWFGRKDSCRLPTPDEARRFLG from the coding sequence GTGACGGCACCTTCGGACGAGCTTTCGAGCCAAGCGACAACCGGTCGTGAGGCGGCGGCCACCGGGGTCGACGCGCAGGCCGCGCGCTCCGTGGTCGATGCCGAGGCGGCCCCTGGGATCGACGCACAGGTAACGGCCCCTTCCGAGGCCGGCCCCGTCCTCCTCTTCGACGGCGTCTGCAACCTCTGCAACGCGGCCGTTAGCTTCGTGATCGACCGCGACCCGCAGGGCAAGGTGCGCTTCGCCGCGCTGCAGTCGGACGTGGGCGTGGCGCTGCTCGCCCGCTACGCGGCGCAGCTCCCGCACGGCTCGCTGCCGGAGCGCGCGAACGACGACCCGCCGACCGTCTTCCTGATCGAGGGCGGCCGCATCTACGACCGCTCCACCGCCGTGCTGCGACTCCTCAAGCACCTGAACGGGCTCTGGCCCGTGCTGAGCGTGTACGTCGTCCTGCCGGTGGGGCTGCGCGACGCCGTATACGACTTCGTCGCGAAGCGCCGCTACCGGTGGTTCGGCCGCAAGGACTCCTGTCGGCTGCCCACCCCCGACGAGGCGCGGCGGTTCCTCGGCTGA